One Patescibacteria group bacterium genomic window, CCCCCTGCCCGCTTTCTTTGCCCTTTTGCGAAATTTTTAAAAGAACTTTCTCTTGGGGAAGCATATTTTGTTTTAAGGAATTGGCCAAATCGTTAATATTTAAAACCTTTATATTGGAAACACGAGCAACCTTATTTAAATTAAAATCCGTAGTCACAATTGCCCCGTGATATTTTTTAGCGTAGTTGACTAATAAACTATCCACCTCGCCGTTTTCTTTAGATTCATAAAGGATAAAATTGCGTCCACATTCTTTTTTAAGATCGTTTAAAATATCAAGCCCCCTTCTGCCTCGTTGCCTTTTTAAATCGTTTGCCGAATCCGAAACTTGCTGAACCTCGCTCACCACAAAGCGAGGCACGACAACTTTTCCCCTTAAAAACCCGCTTTTTGCCACATCCAAGATTCTTCCGTCAATAATTGCCGAGGTGTCAACAAAGACTGCCCCTTCCAGCTTTTGAAACTTTTCTTTTTCGACTTTCTTTTCGCGCTTAATTTTTTTTGATCTTATATTTTTGTCATTGACGAGCTTTTTTATCGTCACGGTAACGGTTTTGTTGATAATTCCCTCCATCCAGCGAGTTATCACAAGACCCATGGCAGGAAAAAAGAAGTAAGCGATAGCGCAAATAACAAGCGCGATCACCGCTTCGGCAAAGTACGAGACTTCTAAGAGAGGGTTGGTCTCAAAATACCATTTGCGGGCGGCAAAAAAGGCCAGCGCACCAAACGAGATGGCGATTATAAATTTAATGAGATTATTCCGAAGTTTAGTTAGTTCCAAGTTAGTTCAATTTCAAATTTTAACCTAGCACAATATTAATACTCTGAGATAAAGATTTAAAATTTTCCCCGCTAACAATATTCCCAAATCCCAACTTCCTCGCCTCTTTGCTCCTCTCCCCCATTCTTGCTACCCTTCGCACTTCGCCCGATAGCCCCACCTCTCCAAAAGCTACCGTTTTGGCATTTATCGGCTTATTTTTGACGCTGGAGGCAATTGCCAAACAGACTGCCAGATCGCCCGCTGGTTCTGCAATGGTAACACCGCCGGCCACATTTATAAAGACATCTTGATCCCACAAATTTATTCCCGCCCTTTTAGTTAAAACAGCGCATAATAAGTTTAACCTGTTTAAAGAAAAACCGCTGGCGGTTCTTTTGGGAAAACCAAAGGGAGTTTTAGAGGTTAAAGCTTGAATTTCTAAAGCCACGGGACGAGTTCCTTCCATCACAATAGTCACCACAGAACCGGGTACATTTTTTAACCTTTCTTCTAAAAACAGATCCGAGGGGTTGGGAACTTCTACCAGACCTTTGTCGTTCATCGAAAAAACTCCCACCTCGGATACCGCTCCAAATCTATTTTTTGTGGTGCGCAAAAGCCTAAATAAATGATTGCTCTCCCCTTCCATATAAAGCACGGTGTCCACCAAATGCTCTAAAACTTTGGGACCAGCGATTGTTCCATCTTTGGTGATGTGACCGACTAAGATTACTGGAATGTGGTTAATTTTGGCGTATTCGGAAATTCTTGTGGCGCATTCTCTAACTTGACCAATGGAGCCAGCTGTTCCTGTTAAATCGGAGGTTGTGAGGGTTTGGATTGAATCAATAATAATTAGATTTAAAATTTGTCCGCCAGTCGAGGAATTGAAATTTGAAATTATCTCATCTACATCTGTTATTGGGAGAATTGAGATTAAGGTCTGGTTGATCCCTAACCTTTCGGCGCGAAGCTTGATCTGTTCCGGAGATTCTTCCCCCGCTACATAGAGAACAGAAGCAGTTATAGGGGTTCGACCCCTTTGTTTTTCTAGTTTGGATGCAATTTGTAAGAGAAGTGTCGATTTCCCAATCCCAGGCTCACCAGCTAATAACACTACCTGGCCTGGCACAAACCCCCCGCCCAGCACCCGATCCATTTCTCCGATCCCGCTGGAGATTCTGCTATTGGTAAACGATTTAACTTGATTTAGATTTACAGGCTTTGCTTGCCCGCCGTAGCCTTGGCAAAGGCGGGTCGAACTTTTGCTTTCTCGTTGAATTTCTTCAACCAATGTATTCCATTCTCCACAAGTTGGGCATTTGCCTTCCCATCTTTGAGTGCTGGCTCCACACGATTGACAAACAAAAACAGCAGTATTCTTTGGCATAAAACCATTTTACCATTAAAAATAACAAACCGCCGGTAAATGGATGCAAAACTTCTGCACTCACTCACCGGCGATCCCAGACCTCTATTTCTTCTTCGGATGAAAAAACTTCCAAAAGAAGTGGTAGAGGTTAAACGCCCAAGGACGTTTAATGAGGAGGTTAACAGTGATAAGGTCTCCGTTGTCCTCCGCCAACCGCCGAGACTCCTCCCAAGCCAGCTGGCACTTGGCCTCGTACCAGCCCGAGAGGAAGTGGCGAACCGCTTCCGGTGAGGTGGACCAAAAAACCCGCCGGGACCGACCTGGGGGGTCCGCCCAAACCTCCACGGAGAACCCCGCCATGTCATAGACACGGAGTCCCGTGGAAGCAGCAATCGACCCCAGTTCGTCGAGGATCATCAGCCGATGCTCCGCCCGGGAGTGGCGGATGCGACGGCGGATTCCACGGATGCCAGCAGCGATGGCAAAAACAACCGCCGCCAGCGAAAGAACTAAGTAAAACAAGGCGAGGGCGGGCGGGATCAGCATTCCATCTGCCCCCATGGGCTGGATGTACTGCAATCCAACCCAAGCCAAAACCGCCACCACCGCCGCGCCAATGGCGGTGACGACGATGTTCCAGACCGCCGACACGCAGGGGGCAATCCCCCCGCCGGCGACCTGGCAGGCGGGGATGTGGTCCATCATACACACCAACCCCAAAAGCAAGACCAAGACGGTGATGCCAACACCTATAAAAATGTACGGGTTGCACGGGTTGACTGTCTTCATTTCGATTTCTCCTTGTGAGATTAGTCCCTACCCTACCAGGGCGGGACAGGCTGAATTGTGATAAGGCTATTATAGCAACAATTGTGTAAATAGTCAAAAACTATAAGACACTCCCCCACCTTCGGTGGTTGGGTGTCTTGTAACGCTTTCGCCTTAGGCGAAAAATTTTAGTCTTTTTTCTTAAATCTTGTTATGGGAAACCCTTCGACTATGCTCAGGGCAGGGACGCTTTTAGAGAAACTTTTGTTTTAGATCACCGATTGTTTGCAAAGTGGATTTTATTTGAGAAAGGAGGTTGTTAATGGTCGAAAGGCAAGAAATTACGGGGTCGAGAAAGCTAGGCACCCGAATTAGGCTCAGAGCCAAATTTGGCTCTGAGCCCATTTTGTTCTTGTTCCTAAAGGAATTTTTCTTTTAAAGTTGATATTTTATGTAGCGTTTTATACATCCGCAGGGGCAAAATTATCATAATCATAATCATAATCATAATAATAATAACCAGTCAACAATGAATCTCTCCGCGACAAGTCGCGGAGTATTCGACTATTCCGAAAATAACTCGTTTCAGTAGTGTATATGCCCATCTTACGCTAGTTTGCAATCCAGCGGATTGCACAAGTAGCTTAGATGGGTATATACCCGTAGCATTTTATAATGCGTAGGGTATAATTACAAAATATGTGGATTTCGCGAATTGCCAAACTTGTTATCGCCCTTGGTACTTTTGTTCTATTTTGTGCCACCGCAACCTATCTTTTTAAAGATACCTACAATAGGTATACTGGAAATACAACCGGGGAGTGCCTTTTGGTTGCCCCCTACAAAGACATCAACTACAAAGTTTTTGGCATGGTTTTTGAGCCCAATTTAGCAGTTCCAGTTTTTACCAAAAACGGCATCAAAAAAGTGGAATTCTTAGTGGACAGTGGAGCTGTGGTTAGCACTATTCCAAAAAGCATTGCTGACGAAGTTTACGGGGGTGAGTACGAGTCGTTAGAAAGAACGGTGTTGCGTGGGTTTGGCGGGAGCGAATCTTTTGGATATACCGGAACAATGAAAATAAAATTAGGCAAAGATTATAATCTAGATGTTCCTGTGGTTTTTTCCGAAAGCGACACCACTCGTGCTATACTAGGACGAAAGGGCTTTATGGAGGACATCACCACAAAGCTAGATCATAGAGGAAAAAGTATCTGCTTTACCAAATGAAGATATGTTTAAAAGATTTTTAGGTAAAATTGATGAGATAAGCTTAAAAAGTTTTGTCTCGTACTCTTTAATGATTGCTCTGGTGGTTGCAATTCCCCTATCTGTATATATAAGCAAGCAAGAAACCAGTTATCAAGCCGGTGCTACATTGGATAAATACCCTTCTCTTGCGGTTGACGAGGATAGTATTCCCTACCCCACAAATGCGCCAACAATTACCAAGGTCGAAAAACCCTACGGTAAAATTGGCGATTCGATACTTATATACGGTACCAACTTTGGAGAGGCGCAAAAAGAAAGTTTTGTCGAGATTGGGGGAGTAACGCTAAATCGTGAAAACACTCCATTTTGGAGCGATACCCAAATAGAAGCTAAGATTCCAGAAGGCGCGCAAAACGGTCTAGTCTCTGTAACCATAAATGGAAAATCCGCTCGCTGGAGCGAAGTTTTAACAATCATTAGATAAATCATGAAGTCTTATCCTAAGGTAACCAAAGCTGTTATTGCGGTGGCTGGAAACGCCACCCGCTTTTTGCCGGCAACTAAAAATCAACCCAAGCAGATGCTCCCCATTATTGACAAACCGATTATTCATCATGTAGTTGATGAGTGTGTTGCTTCGGGCATCACCGACATTATTTTGGTTACGCAACAGGGGCAGTCAGCGCTAGAAGATTATTTTGACAGCAATGTGGGGCTGGAGTACATTCTGGAGTCGAAAAACAACAGTGATAAACTTGCCAAAATTAGAAATATCCCCAATTTGGCAAACTTTATCTATGTAAGGCAGAAAAGGAATATGCCCTACGGAAATGCCACCCCGCTTTTAGTCGCCAAAAGCCTCATAGACAACGACGAGCCTTTTGCTTACCTTTTTGGTGACGATCTAGTGCTTTCCGAAAAGCCGGGGCTGGGACAACTGATTGAATCTTATTACAAATACCTACCATCGGCGGTTCTAGGAGTACAAGAAGTTCCTTGGGAGGAAATCCACAAATACGCTTCTGTTGAGTACAAAAACAAAGACGCATCTTTTGAGATAAAAACCTTGGTGGAAAAAGCCAACAAGGATACCGCTCTTTCTAATATGGCGCAATTTGGGAGATTTATCTTTAACTACGAAGTCATCGAAAAGTGCGAGGAGACACCGCTGGGAAAGGGAAACGAGCTTTGGGTTGCAGATGTTTTAAACAGTATGGCACAAGAGGGAAAAAAGATTATTGCCCAACCAATTGAGGGAAAATGGGTTACAACAGGCGACCCTCTAAACTACATCATAGCAACTGTCGAATTTGCTTTGCAAAGGGAAGATTTGAGTGAGGATTTTAAAAAATACCTCAAATCTTTAAATTTAAATTAGGTTGTCTTTCCTAATAGGTTATTTCTGTCTCTCTCCCACATGGCCGGGTTTTCTTTAATATAGAATTGAATTCGGTTTAATTCGTTTTTGGTTCTAATAATGTGTTCGTAATAATTCCGTTGCCAAACCGATTTTTCAAATGGAGGCAACGCACCCGATTTTACCAAACGAATATATTCGTTGGTTGACATTGTTTTAAACCATTGAATTATTTCCTGTAGGGGCGCACCTGTGTGTGCGCCCAACGGGTGTGCGCCCAACGGGTGTGCGCCCAAAACAATATTGATTATCCCATGGATATGGTTTGGCATAACCACATATTCATCCAATTCAACATTGGTAAATTTGTTTTTTAATTCCAACCACCATTTGTTAACAATATTTCCCGCCGTATTTAATCGCACAACGGGATTTGGGCAGACACATTGGTCTGCCCCTACAAATGGAATTTCACCAAACAAACATTTGCGGTTTTGGGTACAAATGGTAACAAAATACCAACCATTTTGGGAATAATCGTATTCTTTTAGGCGGATTGATCGTCTGTTGTATTTAAATTTATCAATTTTTTGTGCCATTTATAGGCGGATTGGATGATATCTGCCAATCCATATTTTGGATTCCAGCCCAAAATTTTTTGGGCTTTTTGGTAACTGGCATACTTCTCTGCCGGTTCACCAGAACGAGCTGTACCAAATTTTTGTGGTAATTTAACCCCAGTGACTTTTTCTACCTCAGAAGCAACTTCCAAAACCGAATAACCCTTTCCTGTTCCAAGATTAAAACAATCGGACTCGCCACCTCCCTCCAAATATCTCAATGCCAAAATATGAGCCGTGGCCAAATCTTCTACATGAACGAAATCGCGAATCGGAGAACCGTCGGGTGTAGTAACTTTTGAAAAAGTAAATTCAAAATCTTTTTTACCTAAAGCGCCAAGTATAGCATTTGGGATAAGATGATATTCCGGATTATGAGATTCCCCTAATGATCCATCAATAGATGCTCCAGCGGCATTAAAATAACGCAAGGCTGTATATTTAAAATCGTAGGCTTTATTAAACCAAGACAATTGATTCTCTACCATAAGTTTAGATAGGCCATATGGGTTTGTGGGATTTAGCTGATGGCTTTCATCAATTGGTAAATACTGCGCCTCACCATACACTTCGGAAGTGGAGGACAAAACGAACTTCTTGACTCCCCTATTATTTAGATAATCAATAAGATTAAAGGAACCTACGACATTGTTCTTAAAATATTTTGAGGGATCTTTTACGGATTCGCCAACTGATGCATAAGCCGCAAAATGCAAACAAGCGTCAATTTGATAATTATCAAGCTTTTTGAGATCGTTAGAATTCCTAATATCACCAACGATAAGAGTCGCATCTCTGATAAAATCTTCGGGACCTTGCTCTAGATTATCAAAAACCACTACTTCTCTACCCTCTTTTAAGAGCGCTTTGACTGTATGCGAACCAATATACCCCGCCCCACCGGTAACTAAGATCATAGCTTTAAAATTAATATTGACCTTTTTATATCCATTTGATAAACTGCACCCATAATCCCGAGGGACAGATCCTTTAAAAGTGTCTGTCCTATTTTTATTCCAACTCAACAATATCTCTAATTAATTGTATGTCGGTAACACTTCCTTTTAATAATTGTTTTAATTCGTGAGCAATCGTTCTTCCTGACCCAAAAATCCTAACTGTTCCTTTGTTTTTCAGCAAGTATTCAATGACCCAATAGTAATCACCATCGCCAGTAAAAACAATGGCATCGGTGTATTTATCCAAATACAACATCATTTTCGGAGGTCTAGCCTTTTGAATTCATCAAAGGATATGATATCTTGCATGCAGTTGATTTTACCATGACTAAAGTTGATGCCATAGTTCCCTGTTATAACGAAGCTCCCCGAATTGGAGCGGTTCTTTCTGTCTTAAGTATCTCTCCGCATATCAATAGCATAGTTGTTGTTGACGATGGAAGTACCGACAACTCCCTAGATATTGCCAAAAAATTTCCTAAGGTAATCGCCACTCGTCTAAATCAAAATATTGGAAAAGGTGGCGCGATAAGAGAAGGTCTCAAACGAGTTAGAACAGGATTTGTTTTGCTTTTGGATGCGGATCTATCTGAGATCACCGATTACCATATAAGGCAACTTATTGCGCCAGTTGTGGATGGGAAATTTGATGTTTGCGTTGGCGTGCTAAAGAACCACCATCCTATTTTGCATAGACTCAAACGAGATTTTCTACCTCTTTTGTCAGGACAGCGAGTTTTAAAAACTAAAATTCTAAAAGAGGTGTTGGAGTCGGATAACTCTAGAGGTTGGGGAATTGAACCGAGCTTAAACTACTTTGCAAACATAAATGGTCTAAAAATTACTAAAATTGACTTAGAAGGAGTAAAAAGCCCATTAAACGCGAAAAAGCGAGGCGTGGTGGCTTATGTAAAAAGGATTTTCAGTTATGTACAGATATATTTTGCAATTTTGATAGTACACCACTCATGATTCCTATTCTTCTATAACCCCGTTTGACGCGGTGGTGGACCTGAGCGGATTCGAACCGCTGGTCTTTGCAATGCGAATGCAACGCTTTACCAACTAAGCTACAGGCCCATTAATAGCTGTTATGAACGAAGCGAATTACAGCTATTTATGCCCACCGTAGCCTTGGCGAAGGTGGGCGA contains:
- a CDS encoding TRAM domain-containing protein, giving the protein MELTKLRNNLIKFIIAISFGALAFFAARKWYFETNPLLEVSYFAEAVIALVICAIAYFFFPAMGLVITRWMEGIINKTVTVTIKKLVNDKNIRSKKIKREKKVEKEKFQKLEGAVFVDTSAIIDGRILDVAKSGFLRGKVVVPRFVVSEVQQVSDSANDLKRQRGRRGLDILNDLKKECGRNFILYESKENGEVDSLLVNYAKKYHGAIVTTDFNLNKVARVSNIKVLNINDLANSLKQNMLPQEKVLLKISQKGKESGQGVGYLDDGTMMVVENGGLFVGKEIEVEVQKVLQKESGRMIFSKILNYKP
- the radA gene encoding DNA repair protein RadA encodes the protein MPKNTAVFVCQSCGASTQRWEGKCPTCGEWNTLVEEIQRESKSSTRLCQGYGGQAKPVNLNQVKSFTNSRISSGIGEMDRVLGGGFVPGQVVLLAGEPGIGKSTLLLQIASKLEKQRGRTPITASVLYVAGEESPEQIKLRAERLGINQTLISILPITDVDEIISNFNSSTGGQILNLIIIDSIQTLTTSDLTGTAGSIGQVRECATRISEYAKINHIPVILVGHITKDGTIAGPKVLEHLVDTVLYMEGESNHLFRLLRTTKNRFGAVSEVGVFSMNDKGLVEVPNPSDLFLEERLKNVPGSVVTIVMEGTRPVALEIQALTSKTPFGFPKRTASGFSLNRLNLLCAVLTKRAGINLWDQDVFINVAGGVTIAEPAGDLAVCLAIASSVKNKPINAKTVAFGEVGLSGEVRRVARMGERSKEARKLGFGNIVSGENFKSLSQSINIVLG
- a CDS encoding aspartyl protease family protein — encoded protein: MWISRIAKLVIALGTFVLFCATATYLFKDTYNRYTGNTTGECLLVAPYKDINYKVFGMVFEPNLAVPVFTKNGIKKVEFLVDSGAVVSTIPKSIADEVYGGEYESLERTVLRGFGGSESFGYTGTMKIKLGKDYNLDVPVVFSESDTTRAILGRKGFMEDITTKLDHRGKSICFTK
- a CDS encoding IPT/TIG domain-containing protein, which gives rise to MFKRFLGKIDEISLKSFVSYSLMIALVVAIPLSVYISKQETSYQAGATLDKYPSLAVDEDSIPYPTNAPTITKVEKPYGKIGDSILIYGTNFGEAQKESFVEIGGVTLNRENTPFWSDTQIEAKIPEGAQNGLVSVTINGKSARWSEVLTIIR
- a CDS encoding UTP--glucose-1-phosphate uridylyltransferase; the protein is MKSYPKVTKAVIAVAGNATRFLPATKNQPKQMLPIIDKPIIHHVVDECVASGITDIILVTQQGQSALEDYFDSNVGLEYILESKNNSDKLAKIRNIPNLANFIYVRQKRNMPYGNATPLLVAKSLIDNDEPFAYLFGDDLVLSEKPGLGQLIESYYKYLPSAVLGVQEVPWEEIHKYASVEYKNKDASFEIKTLVEKANKDTALSNMAQFGRFIFNYEVIEKCEETPLGKGNELWVADVLNSMAQEGKKIIAQPIEGKWVTTGDPLNYIIATVEFALQREDLSEDFKKYLKSLNLN
- the galE gene encoding UDP-glucose 4-epimerase GalE, coding for MILVTGGAGYIGSHTVKALLKEGREVVVFDNLEQGPEDFIRDATLIVGDIRNSNDLKKLDNYQIDACLHFAAYASVGESVKDPSKYFKNNVVGSFNLIDYLNNRGVKKFVLSSTSEVYGEAQYLPIDESHQLNPTNPYGLSKLMVENQLSWFNKAYDFKYTALRYFNAAGASIDGSLGESHNPEYHLIPNAILGALGKKDFEFTFSKVTTPDGSPIRDFVHVEDLATAHILALRYLEGGGESDCFNLGTGKGYSVLEVASEVEKVTGVKLPQKFGTARSGEPAEKYASYQKAQKILGWNPKYGLADIIQSAYKWHKKLINLNTTDDQSA
- a CDS encoding glycosyltransferase family 2 protein; its protein translation is MTKVDAIVPCYNEAPRIGAVLSVLSISPHINSIVVVDDGSTDNSLDIAKKFPKVIATRLNQNIGKGGAIREGLKRVRTGFVLLLDADLSEITDYHIRQLIAPVVDGKFDVCVGVLKNHHPILHRLKRDFLPLLSGQRVLKTKILKEVLESDNSRGWGIEPSLNYFANINGLKITKIDLEGVKSPLNAKKRGVVAYVKRIFSYVQIYFAILIVHHS